Proteins found in one Sulfuricurvum sp. genomic segment:
- a CDS encoding nitrilase-related carbon-nitrogen hydrolase: MKIALIQSAPKLNRSNLHDVLRLVHEHKDADVVIFPELALSGYLLQDKLYEDAWKIEELNELSLASNECDIVIGAALWDEGKVYNCALYFSKGHVIHIHRKNHLPTYGMFEEGRYFTAGDEITSFMTPYGEAIMVVCEDVWRAETIAAIAASEAQIVYVLAASPARGFNDEELEIQSQWDALLKTTALLSHNYVVFVNRVGFEDGLGFWGGSRVVSPMGAVETVLPLFESSWTSIELNNSLQKVGRYLAKNF, encoded by the coding sequence ATGAAGATTGCCCTGATACAATCCGCTCCCAAACTGAACCGATCCAATTTGCACGATGTGCTGAGATTGGTACATGAGCATAAAGATGCGGATGTTGTCATCTTCCCTGAACTCGCATTGAGCGGGTATCTGCTCCAAGACAAGCTGTATGAAGACGCGTGGAAAATAGAAGAACTTAATGAATTGTCGCTTGCCAGCAATGAGTGTGACATTGTCATTGGTGCGGCGCTTTGGGATGAAGGTAAGGTGTATAACTGTGCGCTTTATTTTTCCAAGGGACATGTGATCCATATTCACCGTAAAAACCATTTGCCAACGTACGGAATGTTTGAAGAAGGACGCTATTTTACGGCAGGAGATGAGATAACATCATTCATGACTCCTTATGGTGAAGCGATCATGGTGGTGTGTGAAGATGTGTGGCGTGCAGAGACGATCGCTGCTATCGCGGCATCTGAAGCACAGATTGTGTATGTTTTGGCTGCCTCACCCGCGCGCGGGTTTAACGATGAGGAACTCGAGATTCAGTCTCAATGGGATGCACTTTTAAAAACTACCGCTTTACTCAGTCATAATTACGTCGTATTTGTAAACCGTGTCGGATTCGAAGACGGTTTGGGGTTCTGGGGAGGGAGCCGTGTCGTCTCTCCAATGGGAGCTGTTGAGACAGTATTACCCCTTTTTGAATCCTCATGGACTTCGATTGAGTTGAATAACAGCCTCCAAAAAGTGGGACGCTATTTAGCGAAAAATTTTTGA
- the fabD gene encoding ACP S-malonyltransferase, producing MSKKIAMIFPGQGSQSVGMGKSFYENSALAREMFEKAGERIGVDFTKLLFEPNEQLDQTEYTQPAILLISMIAYKLFQEAHPTTATMFLGHSLGEFSALCASGAIDYVDAVELVHKRGKLMSEACESINAGMMAILGLDDAVVEELCTKANGEGKRVWPANFNQNGQLVVAGIKEDLQAMESVFKEAGAKRALLLNMSIASHCPLLSSAMEPLGIAMEQMVSNTFSAPIVSNVTTEKYMNKDDALKLLKIQLIQPVKYKQSIEAIAGEIDLMIEFGNGAVLKGLNKRNAPDIETYGISDMDSLAKVCEALS from the coding sequence ATGTCAAAAAAAATCGCTATGATTTTTCCCGGTCAAGGGTCTCAAAGTGTTGGGATGGGAAAATCGTTTTATGAAAACAGCGCGCTTGCACGCGAAATGTTTGAAAAAGCGGGTGAACGAATCGGCGTTGATTTTACCAAACTTTTATTTGAACCGAATGAACAATTAGATCAAACTGAATATACTCAACCTGCCATTTTATTGATTTCGATGATTGCGTATAAATTGTTTCAAGAAGCGCATCCTACAACTGCAACTATGTTTTTAGGGCACTCTTTAGGGGAGTTCAGTGCATTATGTGCAAGTGGTGCCATCGACTATGTAGATGCGGTCGAATTGGTGCACAAGCGCGGAAAACTGATGAGCGAAGCGTGTGAGAGTATTAATGCCGGAATGATGGCCATTTTGGGATTGGACGATGCCGTTGTCGAAGAACTATGTACAAAAGCCAATGGTGAAGGTAAACGTGTCTGGCCGGCAAACTTCAACCAAAACGGTCAATTAGTCGTAGCCGGGATTAAAGAAGATTTACAAGCTATGGAGAGTGTTTTCAAAGAAGCGGGTGCAAAACGGGCATTGCTTTTGAATATGTCGATCGCAAGCCATTGCCCATTGCTTTCAAGTGCGATGGAACCGCTCGGCATTGCGATGGAACAAATGGTTTCAAACACGTTTAGTGCTCCTATCGTATCCAATGTCACGACTGAAAAGTATATGAATAAAGATGATGCGTTGAAATTATTGAAAATACAACTGATTCAGCCGGTGAAATACAAACAATCGATTGAAGCAATCGCAGGTGAAATCGATCTTATGATCGAGTTTGGAAACGGTGCGGTTCTCAAAGGCTTAAACAAACGTAATGCCCCAGACATTGAAACTTATGGTATCTCCGATATGGACTCTCTGGCAAAGGTTTGTGAAGCACTCTCATGA